A genomic segment from Polyangium mundeleinium encodes:
- a CDS encoding IS701 family transposase, with translation MAKNLAQRLPLRWFARVTAVKPTFESDELPEEHWEREFEHWFAPFLHEFGYPSQQKWGPVYLRGLLGPGDRKSIEPMAARVCPGETQQLHPFISTSRWDTAGHERVLLEKAGALVGGKNAHLIIDDTAIPKKGTHSVGVAHQYCGQLGKNANCQALVSITLARDEVPVPVALRLYLPKEWARDPERRRRAKVPEDVVFRTKWQIALAEIERIMRSGIEFGDVLADAGYGACAAFRRGLSELKLKWAVGVNPNQLVYPKSVRVAAPERTRPGGRPPKRGKVSAAPRKAQEVFSTRAKNGFKEVQWRDGTKGPLSASFAAIRVRVADGPKVIGHNRGPGEEAWLVCEKRANGVRKYYLSNYPPDTELGTLASVIKARWACEQAHQQMKEELGLDHVECRSWHALHHHALLTMMAFAFLQHLRNAEKKAWAQRPTA, from the coding sequence GTGGCGAAAAATTTGGCCCAGCGTCTTCCCTTGCGCTGGTTTGCCCGCGTGACCGCCGTCAAACCCACATTCGAGAGTGACGAACTTCCTGAGGAACACTGGGAGCGCGAGTTCGAGCACTGGTTTGCACCGTTCCTGCACGAGTTCGGCTACCCGTCCCAGCAGAAGTGGGGGCCGGTCTACCTACGTGGGCTGCTCGGGCCAGGCGACCGCAAGAGCATCGAGCCGATGGCCGCGCGAGTTTGCCCAGGTGAGACGCAGCAGCTTCACCCCTTCATCTCGACCTCTCGCTGGGACACGGCCGGGCACGAGCGCGTGCTCCTCGAGAAGGCTGGAGCGCTCGTCGGCGGCAAGAACGCCCACCTCATCATTGACGACACCGCAATTCCAAAGAAGGGAACGCACTCGGTCGGCGTCGCGCATCAGTACTGCGGGCAACTCGGCAAGAACGCCAACTGCCAGGCTCTCGTCTCCATCACGCTTGCGCGTGACGAGGTGCCCGTCCCGGTCGCGCTCCGGCTTTACCTCCCGAAGGAATGGGCGCGCGATCCAGAGCGACGGCGACGCGCGAAGGTACCCGAGGACGTGGTATTCCGGACGAAGTGGCAGATCGCGCTCGCCGAGATCGAGCGCATCATGCGCAGCGGCATCGAGTTCGGCGATGTCTTGGCGGACGCGGGGTACGGCGCGTGCGCCGCGTTCCGGCGTGGGCTTTCGGAGTTGAAGCTGAAGTGGGCAGTGGGCGTGAATCCGAACCAGCTCGTCTATCCGAAGTCCGTTCGTGTGGCCGCGCCCGAGCGAACACGACCAGGCGGGCGTCCGCCAAAGCGTGGGAAGGTGTCGGCTGCTCCGAGGAAGGCGCAGGAGGTATTCTCGACGCGCGCAAAGAACGGCTTCAAGGAGGTACAATGGCGTGACGGGACGAAAGGCCCGCTCTCCGCGTCGTTTGCCGCCATCCGCGTGCGTGTGGCTGATGGGCCGAAGGTCATCGGACACAATCGTGGGCCAGGCGAAGAAGCCTGGCTCGTCTGCGAAAAGCGCGCGAACGGCGTGCGGAAATATTACCTTTCGAACTACCCGCCCGACACCGAACTCGGAACGCTCGCCTCGGTGATCAAGGCGCGCTGGGCTTGCGAGCAAGCACATCAGCAGATGAAAGAGGAGCTCGGACTCGACCATGTCGAGTGCCGCTCCTGGCACGCGCTGCATCATCACGCGCTCCTGACAATGATGGCCTTCGCCTTCCTTCAGCACCTACGCAACGCCGAAAAAAAAGCTTGGGCACAGCGGCCCACCGCCTGA
- a CDS encoding thrombospondin type 3 repeat-containing protein, with protein MKRIHGFHYVTAFFGMLVAVGCMESVTREEDENVDTVDGRLLFCVDADNDKVCSTDDNCPTVANYNQKDIDGDGIGDACDNCVTVDNPDQADSDNDDVGDAPSWPRRGTRRSRSGTWGTATPPSSSSLWSRPAGAPASRSFSSSALTAKAR; from the coding sequence ATGAAACGAATCCATGGCTTCCACTACGTGACTGCTTTCTTCGGCATGCTCGTCGCCGTCGGTTGCATGGAATCCGTGACGCGTGAAGAGGACGAGAATGTCGATACGGTCGACGGGCGACTGCTCTTTTGCGTGGACGCCGACAACGACAAAGTGTGCAGCACGGACGACAACTGCCCGACGGTCGCCAATTACAATCAGAAGGACATCGACGGGGACGGCATCGGCGACGCCTGCGACAACTGCGTCACCGTGGACAATCCCGATCAGGCGGACAGCGATAACGACGACGTCGGCGACGCCCCCAGCTGGCCAAGACGGGGGACACGGCGTTCACGGTCGGGGACTTGGGGAACGGCGACCCCTCCAAGTTCTTCTTCACTGTGGAGCAGACCCGCGGGTGCTCCTGCAAGCAGATCCTTTTCAAGCTCGGCGTTAACGGCCAAGGCCCGCTGA
- a CDS encoding thrombospondin type 3 repeat-containing protein, which translates to MKRKNAFYSLTAVLTTLIAVGCMNAATPEDEAQELGTAEGRLDCADVDYDYVCTAYDNCPYVANANQADIDYDKVGDVCDNCKYVANADQADADYDGIGDACDNCPGTANKDQYDADYDGIGDACDNCKYTQNPYQEDADYDRSAMSATTACTWRTPRRGTTTTTASATPASTAARATAITTASATTSTSVPTRSTTRRPTA; encoded by the coding sequence ATGAAACGAAAGAATGCTTTCTACTCGTTGACCGCTGTCTTGACGACGCTCATCGCGGTGGGCTGCATGAACGCCGCGACCCCCGAAGACGAGGCGCAGGAGCTCGGGACGGCCGAAGGTCGTCTGGATTGCGCGGACGTCGACTACGATTACGTGTGCACAGCTTACGACAACTGCCCGTACGTGGCGAACGCGAACCAGGCGGACATCGATTACGACAAGGTCGGCGACGTCTGCGACAACTGCAAGTACGTCGCAAACGCGGACCAGGCGGACGCCGATTACGACGGCATCGGAGACGCCTGCGACAACTGCCCGGGCACGGCGAACAAGGACCAGTACGACGCCGATTACGACGGCATCGGCGACGCCTGCGACAACTGCAAGTACACGCAGAACCCCTACCAGGAAGACGCCGATTACGACAGGTCGGCGATGTCTGCGACAACTGCGTGTACGTGGCGAACCCCGCGCAGAGGGACGACGACGACGACGGCATCGGCAACGCCTGCGAGTACGGCTGCACGGGCGACAGCGATTACGACGGCGTCTGCAACAACGTCGACGAGTGTCCCTACACGAAGTACGACACGGCGCCCGACGGCCTGA
- a CDS encoding NUDIX domain-containing protein: MTRRAFSVAVYPRYEGRILLIRHRRLGIWLPPGGEMLPDETPLEAAARELREETGLVGRFPVVSDVDGTPPGFIGYEEHPAGSKGIHLNFVFVADVDTDEVHPNDEFEEWRWVTHFDDVGGPPNVAQLGRIALAARARG, translated from the coding sequence ATGACCCGCCGCGCATTTTCCGTCGCCGTGTATCCGCGGTATGAAGGCCGCATTCTCTTGATCCGCCACCGGCGGCTCGGAATCTGGCTGCCGCCGGGCGGAGAGATGCTGCCCGACGAGACGCCGCTCGAAGCGGCCGCGCGCGAGCTGCGCGAAGAGACGGGGCTCGTCGGTCGGTTTCCCGTGGTGAGCGACGTCGACGGGACGCCGCCGGGGTTCATCGGCTACGAGGAGCACCCGGCCGGGAGCAAGGGGATTCACTTGAACTTCGTGTTCGTGGCCGACGTGGACACGGACGAGGTGCACCCGAATGACGAATTCGAGGAGTGGCGCTGGGTGACGCATTTCGACGACGTCGGCGGGCCGCCGAACGTGGCGCAGCTCGGGAGGATCGCGCTCGCGGCGCGGGCGCGCGGGTGA
- a CDS encoding right-handed parallel beta-helix repeat-containing protein: MIVRNSRTSSLIRSFLSGSGVVSLTALLLALPIVSACGDGSSGAGGSGATGASGGAGGIGGSGGMGGEGGMGGGPPADPCKWPHDVVVEVADAAALTDALSKATPGQLIRLAPGTYADTFDLELVSGTAEKPIVVCGPRDAILDTSAMPSNTGLRLLQVNHWVVSGITIMGGRKGIYVDGSSDNILSNLFVHDVGEMAIQLRNGASRNTIEYCEITNTGRTVPDSAEGVYVGSDDSAWPSPDMPDACDGTKILWNKFGPGIQTEHVDLKEGTQGGEIRGNTFDGEGLTPDGSEDAWVAVTGNKYLFAENIGDKSPKDGFVVRQATMGWGNDNVFEKNTANGINNPNLGINIGPGTTGSIVKCDNKFTGTGMLSNIECTN, encoded by the coding sequence ATGATCGTCAGAAACTCGCGCACTTCTTCGTTGATCCGGTCGTTCCTTTCGGGCTCGGGTGTCGTCTCCTTGACGGCCCTCTTGCTCGCGCTCCCCATCGTCTCCGCGTGTGGGGATGGCTCGAGTGGTGCGGGGGGTTCGGGCGCCACCGGCGCCTCGGGCGGCGCGGGTGGCATAGGAGGATCCGGCGGCATGGGCGGCGAGGGCGGCATGGGCGGTGGTCCGCCGGCCGATCCTTGCAAGTGGCCGCATGACGTCGTGGTCGAGGTCGCCGACGCGGCCGCCTTGACAGACGCGCTCTCCAAGGCCACGCCCGGCCAGCTCATCCGCCTCGCGCCGGGCACCTATGCCGACACGTTCGACCTCGAGCTCGTGAGCGGAACCGCGGAAAAACCCATCGTCGTCTGCGGCCCGCGCGACGCGATCCTCGACACGAGCGCCATGCCCTCGAACACCGGCCTCCGCTTGCTCCAGGTGAACCATTGGGTCGTCTCGGGCATCACGATCATGGGCGGCCGCAAGGGCATCTACGTCGACGGATCGAGCGACAACATCCTCTCGAACCTCTTCGTGCACGACGTCGGAGAAATGGCCATTCAGCTCCGCAATGGGGCCAGCCGCAACACGATCGAGTATTGCGAAATCACGAACACGGGCCGCACCGTGCCGGATTCGGCGGAGGGCGTCTACGTGGGCAGCGACGACAGCGCCTGGCCGTCTCCGGACATGCCGGACGCCTGCGACGGCACGAAGATCCTCTGGAACAAGTTCGGCCCCGGGATCCAGACCGAGCACGTCGACCTCAAGGAGGGCACGCAGGGCGGCGAGATCCGCGGAAATACCTTCGACGGCGAGGGCCTCACGCCCGACGGCTCGGAGGACGCATGGGTGGCCGTCACGGGCAACAAGTACCTCTTCGCGGAGAACATCGGCGACAAGAGCCCGAAGGACGGCTTCGTCGTGCGCCAGGCGACGATGGGCTGGGGCAACGACAACGTGTTCGAGAAAAACACGGCCAATGGCATCAACAATCCGAACCTCGGCATCAACATCGGTCCTGGCACGACGGGCTCGATCGTGAAATGCGACAACAAGTTCACCGGCACGGGCATGCTCTCGAACATCGAATGCACGAATTGA
- a CDS encoding deoxycytidylate deaminase yields the protein MKAKHLRIRIEQCLALAKASNCPRRKFGALLLDPDRNVILMDGYNGGPRGGGDLCGGDVCLRDSMQIPSGTRMEIGCHHAEMNVVCNAAASGVATRGAWIIVTGEPCILCAKLIHHAGITKVIVVAEGYAGENGVEYLTRHGIAVETTEGPKDPRLLGATEGEGGPA from the coding sequence ATGAAGGCGAAACACCTGCGCATCCGGATCGAGCAATGCTTGGCCCTCGCCAAGGCGTCGAACTGCCCCCGCCGCAAGTTCGGCGCCCTCCTGCTCGACCCCGACCGCAACGTCATCCTGATGGACGGCTACAACGGCGGCCCGCGCGGCGGCGGCGACCTCTGCGGCGGCGACGTGTGCCTGCGAGACAGCATGCAGATCCCGAGCGGCACGCGCATGGAGATCGGCTGCCACCACGCCGAGATGAACGTCGTCTGCAACGCTGCCGCGAGCGGCGTGGCCACGCGGGGCGCCTGGATCATCGTCACGGGCGAGCCGTGCATCCTGTGTGCCAAGCTCATCCACCACGCGGGCATCACGAAGGTCATCGTGGTGGCCGAGGGGTATGCGGGCGAGAACGGCGTGGAGTATTTGACCCGCCATGGAATCGCCGTGGAAACGACGGAGGGCCCGAAAGATCCGCGCCTCTTGGGCGCGACCGAGGGCGAGGGCGGCCCCGCTTGA
- a CDS encoding phosphatase domain-containing protein, protein MGPNDFDKTAADATIATIERLLARHTDRTEEARILDLLRDARPRELDHLLGRLPLQRLVSSIDDRVVGPDNRTALFRLLCEERLGDLSISTRAALIFALQRGRTDTADETALGRILLGTRGAELTDLKNAIDDGGDYRDLQQLFFRDLDDDLLREKLFEHFRVAATPRADLKVLSDIDDTLYPNWKDARYPRTKEPRPYPGVRAFYNELDLAFSPHGDLGDLTFLTARPGDRVGFGEGITRKHLTALGLPHAKVLTGDFGHLATHDLMADKKYGSFIEYRKLFPEYTFVFCGDSGQGDAIAGARMMEHPGDGMRAVFIHDVVNTDAEGRAAWRAKGVAFNDTYIGHALDAHALGLLDRAALRRVADAALRDLHDVPFDDLGQREARWTEFRRDIARVNALLPEDEHLSP, encoded by the coding sequence ATGGGCCCGAACGACTTCGACAAGACCGCCGCCGACGCAACCATCGCGACGATCGAGCGCCTCCTCGCGCGCCACACCGATCGGACCGAGGAGGCGCGGATCCTCGACCTCCTCCGCGACGCCCGCCCCCGCGAGCTCGACCATCTCCTCGGGCGCCTCCCGCTCCAAAGGCTCGTCTCCAGCATCGACGACCGTGTCGTTGGTCCGGACAACCGCACCGCCCTCTTTCGCCTGCTCTGCGAGGAGCGGCTCGGCGACCTCTCCATCTCGACCCGCGCGGCGCTGATCTTCGCCCTCCAGCGGGGCCGCACCGACACCGCCGACGAAACGGCCCTCGGCCGCATCCTCCTCGGCACGCGTGGCGCGGAGCTCACCGACCTGAAGAACGCCATCGACGACGGCGGCGATTACCGCGACCTCCAGCAGCTCTTTTTTCGCGATCTCGACGACGACCTCCTCCGCGAAAAGCTCTTCGAGCATTTCCGCGTCGCGGCGACCCCCCGCGCCGATCTGAAGGTCCTCTCCGACATCGACGACACGCTCTATCCGAACTGGAAAGACGCCCGTTATCCCCGCACGAAAGAACCCCGCCCCTACCCCGGCGTGCGCGCCTTCTACAACGAGCTCGACCTCGCGTTCTCCCCGCACGGCGACCTCGGCGACCTCACCTTTCTCACGGCCCGCCCTGGTGATCGTGTCGGCTTCGGCGAGGGAATCACGCGCAAGCACCTTACGGCGCTCGGTCTCCCTCATGCCAAGGTCCTCACCGGCGATTTCGGCCACCTCGCCACGCACGACCTCATGGCCGACAAGAAATACGGAAGCTTCATCGAATACCGCAAGCTCTTCCCCGAATACACGTTCGTCTTTTGCGGCGACAGCGGCCAGGGCGACGCCATCGCCGGCGCTCGCATGATGGAGCACCCCGGCGACGGCATGCGGGCCGTCTTCATTCACGACGTCGTGAACACGGACGCGGAAGGCCGCGCCGCCTGGCGCGCGAAAGGCGTCGCCTTCAATGACACCTACATCGGCCACGCGCTCGACGCCCACGCGCTCGGCCTCCTCGATCGCGCCGCCCTCCGCCGCGTTGCCGACGCCGCCCTCCGCGACCTCCACGACGTCCCCTTCGACGACCTCGGCCAGCGCGAAGCCCGGTGGACCGAGTTTCGCCGCGACATCGCGCGCGTGAATGCGCTCTTGCCGGAGGACGAACACCTCTCCCCTTAG
- a CDS encoding WD40 repeat domain-containing protein, translating to MFARSLRLVGVLPAAPLLGLLACGGAPPAPPPTPPSSVAKPAPPTPPPATPCETADALRKKVPALLGKGKLDRAARVMARVRELCPEPAPEVLAEDLTTSAELAVELYDFTSAYKLATKLLSIPGVSDAHKQRWQTARAAANKTEKKLASLSAPDITKVALPLVAQADALAAKGDEASLRAAREAYLGAFAAHPNGQAALGAALVTRRLGDAAEAQKLFDRAFGLLARTEKRTPTVVLPNRSLVTSWLDWSSDGRFLALSQGEAVGGGDIEISLLDAETNREHLHLFLPWGQEDHVALSSDGKLLGAKTSSKGFVLDIASRFIVRDLDNLPVSYTTAFSPDLGRLAAVKYDEALIRQFAPWSTIEVKDGLPGEDEEARPISATFSPDGKTLAIPYTDEKVRLWNIEKRRVSAILGGNRGPIWQTAFSRDGSTVAISTDKGDVQLSDPRSGATKKTISVAADDPVHTLALSPDGSLVATANIGGVSVWDAKTGSVRTKLEQFVYYGDIAFSPDGRRLAVTCESGPVCVVDANNGALLKKLRLQDAGIGALSISTDGKTLVARPWDGALRILDLEKGTLRSTQPLSDDEGNVVLSGDGKLLGGAGKGMRVWNAATGATVREEKFVDPAQAFAFSPDGTWAAVDMGDAILLFSLTKTKAPARSFQGHTGSIRALSFSLDGKYLASGSRDKTVRIWDVAAGTEKLRLPEHGDAVTAVAFSPDGKLLASGSADKSARVWDATTGTSRQTFVDKHAGRTESVNELAFSPDGTQLAVGGSDNTLRLWDLATGEPRAMQKAGASVYSLAFTPDGQWLVTGWSDGTLLFQRSTGEGPTARIHFLDKEDAAHVLDGEGHADFLGKNPCAARARLHCRAGRFGMPFDLCEERAFTSGLLATILAGKPAGGDPSHEDDPPRCAR from the coding sequence ATGTTCGCCCGCTCGCTTCGCCTCGTTGGGGTTCTTCCTGCCGCACCGCTCCTCGGGCTCCTCGCCTGCGGGGGCGCGCCGCCTGCGCCCCCGCCCACGCCGCCCTCGTCCGTCGCCAAACCCGCCCCGCCCACGCCGCCCCCGGCGACCCCTTGCGAGACCGCGGACGCGCTGCGAAAGAAGGTCCCCGCGCTCCTGGGCAAAGGAAAGCTCGACCGCGCCGCGCGCGTGATGGCGCGCGTGCGAGAACTCTGCCCCGAACCGGCTCCGGAGGTGCTGGCCGAGGATCTGACGACGAGCGCCGAGCTCGCCGTCGAGCTGTACGATTTCACGTCCGCATACAAGCTCGCAACGAAGCTGCTCAGCATCCCCGGCGTGAGCGACGCCCATAAGCAGCGATGGCAGACGGCCCGCGCGGCGGCCAACAAAACCGAAAAGAAGCTCGCGTCCCTGTCCGCGCCCGACATCACGAAGGTCGCGCTGCCGCTCGTCGCGCAAGCCGATGCCCTCGCGGCCAAGGGCGACGAGGCCTCGCTCCGCGCCGCGCGCGAGGCGTACCTCGGCGCCTTCGCGGCGCACCCGAATGGCCAGGCCGCGCTCGGCGCGGCCCTGGTGACGCGCAGGCTCGGCGACGCGGCCGAGGCGCAGAAACTCTTCGATCGTGCCTTCGGGCTGCTCGCCAGGACCGAAAAACGAACGCCCACGGTCGTCCTGCCAAACCGTTCCCTCGTCACGAGCTGGCTCGATTGGTCGAGCGACGGCCGCTTCCTCGCGCTCTCGCAAGGCGAGGCCGTCGGCGGTGGTGACATCGAGATCTCCCTCCTCGACGCGGAGACGAATCGCGAGCACCTCCACCTCTTTTTGCCCTGGGGCCAGGAGGACCACGTCGCGTTGTCGAGCGACGGCAAGCTCCTCGGCGCGAAGACCTCCTCGAAGGGGTTCGTCCTCGATATCGCCTCGCGCTTCATCGTGCGCGATCTCGACAATCTCCCCGTCTCGTACACGACCGCATTTTCGCCCGACCTCGGGCGCCTTGCGGCGGTGAAATACGACGAGGCCCTGATCCGCCAGTTCGCGCCGTGGTCCACGATCGAGGTGAAGGACGGCTTGCCCGGCGAGGACGAGGAGGCGCGGCCCATCAGCGCAACGTTCTCTCCGGATGGCAAGACGCTCGCCATTCCCTACACCGACGAGAAGGTCCGCCTCTGGAACATCGAAAAGCGCCGCGTCTCCGCGATCCTCGGGGGAAATCGTGGGCCCATCTGGCAGACGGCCTTTTCGCGAGATGGGAGCACCGTCGCCATTTCCACCGACAAGGGCGACGTGCAGCTCTCGGATCCGCGTAGCGGGGCCACGAAAAAGACGATCTCGGTCGCCGCGGACGACCCCGTCCATACGCTCGCCCTCTCGCCGGATGGCTCCCTCGTCGCCACGGCCAACATCGGCGGCGTCTCCGTGTGGGATGCAAAGACCGGGTCTGTCCGGACGAAACTCGAGCAGTTCGTGTATTACGGGGACATTGCCTTCTCGCCCGACGGCCGCCGCCTCGCGGTCACCTGCGAGTCCGGTCCGGTCTGCGTGGTCGACGCGAACAACGGCGCCCTCTTGAAGAAGCTTCGCTTGCAAGACGCGGGCATAGGAGCGCTGTCGATTTCCACCGACGGAAAGACCCTGGTCGCGCGGCCCTGGGACGGCGCCTTGCGGATCCTCGATCTCGAAAAGGGGACCCTGCGGAGCACCCAGCCGCTCTCCGACGACGAAGGCAACGTGGTCCTCTCGGGCGACGGAAAGCTCCTTGGCGGGGCGGGGAAGGGCATGCGCGTCTGGAACGCCGCGACGGGCGCCACGGTCCGCGAGGAGAAGTTCGTCGATCCTGCCCAGGCCTTCGCATTCTCGCCCGATGGCACGTGGGCCGCCGTCGACATGGGCGATGCGATCCTCCTTTTTTCTCTGACGAAGACGAAGGCGCCGGCACGCTCTTTCCAGGGGCACACGGGCTCGATCCGGGCCCTCTCGTTTTCCCTCGATGGAAAATACCTCGCCTCCGGCTCGCGCGACAAGACCGTGCGGATCTGGGATGTCGCCGCGGGCACCGAAAAACTCCGCTTGCCGGAGCACGGCGACGCCGTGACGGCCGTCGCGTTCTCCCCCGACGGAAAACTCCTCGCTTCGGGCTCCGCCGACAAGTCCGCGCGGGTATGGGACGCGACAACGGGTACGTCTCGCCAAACCTTTGTGGACAAGCACGCAGGCCGCACGGAGAGCGTCAACGAGCTCGCGTTCTCCCCCGATGGCACACAGCTCGCCGTGGGCGGGTCCGACAATACCCTCCGGCTCTGGGACCTCGCGACTGGCGAGCCACGCGCCATGCAGAAGGCAGGCGCGAGCGTCTATTCCCTGGCCTTCACGCCCGACGGCCAATGGCTCGTCACGGGCTGGAGCGACGGGACGCTCCTTTTCCAGCGCTCCACGGGCGAGGGCCCGACTGCCAGGATCCATTTCCTCGACAAAGAGGACGCGGCCCACGTCCTCGACGGCGAAGGCCACGCCGATTTCCTCGGCAAAAACCCCTGCGCCGCCCGCGCCCGCCTCCACTGCCGCGCCGGCCGCTTCGGAATGCCGTTCGACCTCTGCGAGGAGCGCGCGTTCACGAGCGGCCTGCTCGCCACGATCCTCGCCGGAAAGCCCGCCGGAGGCGACCCCTCGCACGAGGACGATCCCCCGCGTTGCGCCCGCTGA
- a CDS encoding SWIM zinc finger family protein, translated as MAVVVTEQSIAEWAPNEKVLIDARALLRKGALKKLAKNDDGTLAFGHCDGSGRSPYAVSMDLTTGADKPTVRCSCPSRLFPCKHGLALLLAYAQKGALFPVEEPPKDLVQKREKQAQKAAAEKKPAAAAAAPRSVNKTALAKKAKEQSDALDTLETFLVDLVSGGLGGLSSKSIEAIEHQAKRMADADMKRTAGVLTRLAAYVSGDWLGDEDDEDAPGVRDVARGLGEAQEARIAFMLTQLYTTVRRGKKALEGKFVEEGTTQSEADAQLESILGKAWRLPELREAGYWVKNRRFLELAHERSDDEINQFATAIGFLVDLDDGSVVCEVTSLPFHTLPFTKLRASRLGTLEIAEAALYPGDLVNRRVRWDEKVEGAVRERPREAADYEAVHRHGKPLDPVLRAMRNQLKNPLHPLDAVFLVAAKKFGDVGGELVLEDEAGMRLVLRNTNDGRLPSTDALRHAAAAFGPGTLAVRLHYDLLARAIYGDPLALFVGAEHLRLRA; from the coding sequence ATGGCTGTGGTCGTCACCGAGCAATCGATCGCCGAGTGGGCGCCGAACGAGAAGGTGCTCATCGACGCGAGGGCGCTCTTGCGGAAAGGCGCGCTGAAGAAGCTCGCCAAGAACGACGATGGGACCCTCGCCTTCGGCCACTGCGACGGCTCTGGCAGGTCGCCTTATGCGGTCTCCATGGACCTCACGACCGGAGCGGACAAACCCACCGTCCGATGCTCCTGCCCTTCGCGCCTCTTCCCTTGCAAGCACGGGCTCGCGCTCCTGCTCGCGTACGCGCAAAAAGGCGCGCTCTTCCCCGTCGAGGAGCCGCCGAAGGACCTTGTCCAAAAGCGCGAAAAGCAGGCGCAAAAGGCGGCCGCCGAAAAGAAGCCGGCCGCGGCCGCCGCGGCCCCGCGCAGCGTGAACAAGACCGCGCTCGCGAAAAAAGCCAAGGAGCAGAGCGACGCCCTCGATACCCTGGAGACGTTCCTCGTCGACCTCGTCTCGGGCGGGCTCGGCGGCCTCTCCAGCAAGAGCATCGAAGCGATCGAGCACCAGGCGAAGCGCATGGCCGACGCGGACATGAAGCGCACGGCCGGCGTGCTCACGCGCCTCGCGGCGTACGTATCCGGCGATTGGCTCGGCGACGAGGACGACGAAGATGCCCCCGGCGTGCGGGACGTCGCGCGAGGCCTCGGCGAAGCGCAGGAGGCGCGCATCGCCTTCATGCTCACGCAGCTCTACACCACCGTTCGCCGCGGAAAGAAGGCGCTCGAAGGGAAATTCGTCGAAGAGGGCACGACGCAGAGCGAGGCCGACGCGCAGCTCGAATCGATCCTCGGCAAGGCCTGGCGATTGCCCGAGCTCCGCGAGGCCGGCTACTGGGTCAAGAATCGCAGGTTCCTGGAGCTCGCGCACGAGCGCTCCGACGACGAGATCAACCAGTTCGCCACGGCGATCGGCTTCCTGGTCGACCTCGACGACGGCTCGGTCGTCTGCGAGGTCACGTCGCTCCCGTTCCACACCCTGCCTTTCACGAAGCTCCGCGCGTCGCGCCTCGGCACGCTCGAAATCGCGGAAGCCGCGCTGTATCCGGGCGACCTCGTGAACCGCCGCGTCCGCTGGGACGAAAAGGTCGAGGGCGCCGTGCGCGAGCGGCCGCGCGAGGCCGCCGATTACGAGGCCGTGCACCGCCACGGAAAACCGCTCGACCCGGTGCTGCGCGCGATGCGCAATCAGCTCAAGAACCCGCTCCACCCGCTCGACGCGGTGTTTCTGGTCGCGGCGAAAAAGTTCGGCGACGTGGGCGGCGAGCTCGTGCTCGAGGACGAGGCGGGCATGCGGCTCGTCCTCCGCAACACGAACGACGGCAGGCTCCCGAGCACCGACGCGCTTCGCCACGCGGCCGCGGCATTCGGCCCGGGCACGCTCGCCGTCCGCCTCCATTACGACCTCCTGGCGCGCGCCATCTACGGCGACCCGCTCGCGCTCTTCGTGGGCGCCGAGCACCTGCGCCTCCGCGCCTGA